A segment of the Arachis hypogaea cultivar Tifrunner chromosome 5, arahy.Tifrunner.gnm2.J5K5, whole genome shotgun sequence genome:
aaccttggaggcttccccttctataaataagggagaacagctAGGACTTGAAGCAAGGAAAATAGTGAAAGCACAGTGTTCCTATAGCTACCCCAGCTAATAGacgttcttctccttcaatattttctgttttgtaattttatgttttgttttgtctgtcttgagtctcatgaaaaaaaggcaaatagtgaggtttgtatgaaaaagacATAGAGCAGAAAAAGAtagagtatacaaaattaaaggaaaaagccatagatgtccttagagatcctttgtacatctgtgttgtgtttcatgattctgtgaaaatttccttgcaagttgggttaccACTTAGCaattgaaagcttggtaggtgaccaagtcaagttcaggattagggattagattctggacttatcccggataggaaggatagttcctagggagaattggtgtatgtaatcatgattattatagtgaaattccatcattgttgtggtGGATACTGGATGTATGCTGCATTGCACttggcaactgaaccaggatacttcgtggtgtgattttctctctctcttctactccatttctgtttctgctgcatagGAGATAAAACTAGAAAATATCTCTTGCCTggttacgagataaaaagaaaaagtctcatgGCTAGGTACGAGACAAAAAGTAAAAAGTCTCCATAAGTCATTTCAAAGGCTAGCAAGTGCTACAAGCAAAAAAAAGGGGGCTAAAATTCAACCCCATCCCTTCTCTTAGCTACTGATAACCATCATCAACTATTGGAAGCATTGCCATTCCAAGTATTCTAAAGCATTCTGGTGTTATTGGTTGGGGACCCTTTGCAATGGAGCGTTTATCTTTCTTCGTGTTTGTATTAGCCATATTGTGTTTCATGGGGATGAGTGATGAAGATGACTATTACAGTATGATATGAGATGGAAATCCACTAGGCATAATTTCATGTTTAAAAACGGATTTATTCTTTATGCGCGCTATTGGTTCTCTTGCTTTTATAAGCTTTCACCAAGACATTTCCCCGTTTCAAACTATTGAAATTGAATGCCATTACCATGTTGCTGAAAATGATTTCCAAACCTTAGCAACTGTAGGGGAGCTTTCGACCAAAACATACGAAATTTTGACATActttgtatatgtatgtatgatttaCCGTCGGTTGGGGAATGAGGCAACGGTGTTATTATCATAATTGAGTTACACTTGTTTAGATAGTGGATTGCCACTTCAATACAATCGTGAATTAAACTCTTAGGAAAGGAATTTAATCAATTTATCATAATTACGGTGCCCCAAGTTTTTTCTTACAGAATTGTTAAGGCTAATGATATTTTCGTTGAATTTGATTGGAAATTGGATTGATATTCTAATAATTGTTTATGAAGGAACTTGTTAATACGGGATGAAATAAGgataaagaattttttttggtGTAAGTAAGGATAAAGATTAAAAATGTGTTTAGAAagcataaaattagaattttcttgagaaataaattctttttcttgtttttaaaacataaaaattacatGAATTCAAACTCTTTTGAGAATTTTAATTCTCATCTTCAAGCCCAAGATAAATCACAAATCCAACctaatgaaatttgaatttaaagttaaaatatctaaactaatcctaacataatttgatttttcaaatatttccatttctcttttcttttctcccttcccTCTGTACGAGGTAACATTACATATATTTTAACCATTCCTTTTCcatttaattctttttattcCAAATTTAAGAAGTGGGTGAGAATTGAATTGCATATCAATTCTTTctagaattcaattcaattccatCTCATTAAAATTTCCAAACACACTCTAATTAAGTACAAATTCTAAAACTAAGCAGCATTTGCAATAGCCACCAAAGGGTTGAAGAGGACCGATCATATGAATGTTAGTACAACCAAGGAATTCATTTGTCCATGACAGCAAATCTCTCTTAAGTCTTTAGACTAAGAAAATCACTAACAAAAACAGAATTTTCTGACCACAACAATCACCTTGAAAAGACATGAGCATGAGCAAACAACTCAGAATATATGCTTAATTCTGTAGTGCCcttttctcattttcttctctATTTCGCATTTTGCAAAACATTTTCAAATAGCATTCAGAAAATGCAGCATGAAAAGAGTAGGACCTCCACAACTTAAACCACCACAGATTAGAGCCTCTGAATGGATGAACAATTTTAATTATTGACATAAAGATTCACATCAATTGTATTTCCcatttaaaatacacaattttgtTCTTTGCACATAACCACACCACATAACCATTGCACTGCACATTAATTAGGGAAAGATTAACACAAAGCACGCCCAAGTCAACTAAGAATCTAAGATATATTGTACAAAGTCAAAAATTGTCTCAGAATCAGAATTTACAGAGTGATAGTGAATAATGCAAAGTATATAGTTCATTCACAGTCACAGTTAAAAAGAACAACAATTAAGAATACTGAAATTCAACATCAAAAGGAGCTAGATTTCGTTTGAAGCAGAACCTCTAACACCACAAATCACATAATTCTTAATCTTTTTTCGAGCTTACGGTGTCAGAAGGCAACGCGAAACTGTGGCGCATTGGATTCAACGGCGGAGAGGAACTCTATCCCTACAGTATCATCAGCCAAGGCGAAATCCCTGAGTCAACAATCAGCTCAATCCCATCTTGCCCAAGAGCTTCCTCCGCAGCATAACCATACAGATTTGTGGCACTTCGGTTCCTACAAAATCATTGCAAATCAAATCCAAGAGAGTGAAGGGGCGGAAAAAACTCTAAATGTAGGTCCCTCACTTCCCACAATTCATGCAATCAACAAGACAAGGACAGAACATATCAAAACCAACATGCACATCCATTTTTAGCTAATACAGTTGTGCTGCGAAGATGGGCGGACGAGAGAGACGACAGAGGGAGAGGAAGAGAAAAGGCATCCATAAATTGAAAAGGCATAATGACTAACTAACCTCTAAGCATTGAGGCAGCGTCTTAAACGGCGGCGGCGAAAGCAGGTTGCGCAGCGACGAAAGCAGGTTGCGGCGTTATCTGAGGCATGTTGCGGCGGTGAGGATTGGCGAATGAGAGATACAATAGAGGAAGAGGATGAGAGAATGGCGATGATTGAAATTGGATGAAAAACCTTAACAGACATACTTCTCTTATCTGAatctgaaattaaaaggaaaaaagaaaaaaagtgtaaaaaacaaaagttagagagaccaatatctaattattttttttttaaaatggagtatattttataattattttaataataattatatatatattcttattgtAAAATTGTGTTTGCTTctagattaaaataaaaatttttttattaaattttgtaccaaaaaaattattttatgataataatgatgatgacaaaGATATTGATATGACATAGTAATAAcgtttttatgatttaaaatctAAAGTTTAATCATTAAAAatgtgttaaaaatataatcattcatgGACATCTTCTATCGGCTTAAACTTTTGGgaaaaatctattatatattagtatattactaattttacaatcaaaatgtgtcacatgtcactttttcattgtaattgaaatcaaatatttcccgttaaaattaaagagttctacATTTCTCcgtactaattttacaaccaaaatgtgccataTGTCACTCCCTCGttatattacaattaaaatcaaatctttctcttcaaaattaaagagttctttcTTCCCCCtactaattttacaacaaaaATGTGTAGGGGTGTctatggatcggatccgatccgcatatccgcggtgtttatccgaatccgatccgaaaattgcggatatggatccgatccgcaagactttcggatcggatccgcacactaatcggatcggattgcggattttgtgttggtatccgcatatccgtctatccgcaaaattaaagaaataaataaataaatattctttttatgttttatttcaattaataattatcatatatgttatattattttaatttattatttaagaaaagtatgtttaatattattttaagagtaaacatatttaaaagaatagaaaaaatgaattttattgatatttttttaataaaaataagcctttaaaaatatttttgtgttttgcggatatatccgatatccgatccgatccgatccacaaatgtgcggattggatcggatcggatccaaccttAAAAGCTGCAGATATTGGATCCGATTCGATTCGATGATTTtaatgcggatcggatcgaatttttggccatatccgatccgatccgatccgcggacacccctaAAAATGTGCTACATGTCATTTTCTCattgtaattaaaatcaaattttttcctccaaaattaaagagttttcCCCTCCTCCCTCTCCCTTTATCTATTCCTCTCATTTCTTCAACCACtttatctcttttatatattattatcaatatcaatgactaattataaatttgacagtcaaaatgtgcaacataaaattttttaattgtattaaaattaaaattgaaatattgaaattgaaattaaaatatagctattttgtatattatattatattatattatattatattatattatatattattatctaatttaataacaaaatgtgtcacatgacactcttattAAACTTGAGAAATAATATTtccttccaaaattaataaactccattCCTAAATTATCTCATctatctctctcttctttctatttctctctaccattctcactttatatataatttattatatatttatatattattatctaatttaataatcaaatgcgTCACATAacattctcttattaaaattgagagaaaatatttttccctaaaattaataaactctcttCCTAAATTTCTCAtctatctctctcttttttttctatttctctctactcttcccactctatatataatttatattttatattaataatttgacaaatcaaaatatgtcacccgatatattttattataattaaaataaaattttttcttttaaaattaacaaactccctctctcagtcttcatctttatctttctctctcttttctctcattctctattttttctatctttttgttctataaaaaataaaattaaaaaataatataattcaaataaaaaatattattgttatataaatatttttttagttttttctcatttagttttaaattttattacttatttttctaaaaaatattttcatttctcttctttcaaatatttattaaatataatttagagagaatattaatattatgattaaaagttaaatcaagattcaattatttaaaaaaattaattttaagttaattttataaatatcaatataatttttttatgctaatagctaattatatttttatatacatagagaaaaaatattatttttaaataacaagcataaaaattaattatttgtatttgtatAACAAACTTAACACCTAAGTCAAAGTATACAAATTAAAtcgtttcaaattttagataacgaatattaaaattaattgttagtaataaatcaaattctttcaaataaaaataataactaaaaatcttataatttaattttttatctacagaAATCCTAATTTTCTTAGCCGACGGAAACTTTTGTCCCCTACGatctttttgtaaaagtagtttgattctaTAAAATCTTTTGTCCTATAATTTATAATATCAGaataaaattgatataattttaaaagatttatattcccgTAACGTAATTTCGGATAAAAGTCTAGTATCACTGTAATATCGTTTCTATATCTGTATATCATACATTCTTTTACGAGTAAATGAGATATAAAACTCATCTAATATAAATTTCACGATGcaattaataataaagaaatataTGCTTATTCACAAATGATCTTATAGAAAACAGTATTcctaatatatatagaaaaaaacgtGTGAGAATTATtacaaatataaattgaagaatATTTATGTACAATCCGTGTTCTTTTTGGGCAACAGAGGTGCTGTTGAAGATGGAACAAATTCATTGTTTTTTACTACCATATTTTCCTCTTGAGCCATTGCCCACATCACAGAATAGAATCCTATAGCTATTGCAACAGCACCAATCACGCTGCACAAAATATATagaagtaattaattaattaagtaataaatTCACTGTTCaagatgatttatatatatatagtcgtaACTAAAAATTAAGAGAGAGAGTATATACCTTCCAAGATAAAGAGTGTCACCAAGAAATGTTATACCCATAGCAATAGCAACGACCATTGCTAAAGGATTGAACATGGCTACATACACTGGCCCTTTCTTACGGCATGCCCATGTTGTCACCACGCTTCGTATTGATACCACAAAAATTGCCTATAAACCAACCATTATATAATCtaatatatatacatagtttCTTAAAAGTATTTACAAATATCCCCCTAAACTTTTTTTCAATGATATAGCTTTCAATTTGTACTTACCGAATAAAATATGGATACCAATTCCATATCAGGCTTAAGTATCCAAGCTTTTTTATTATGCTCTGCAAACAAGGCTACTATGGCGGAGAGGACTACAACAAAACCGCAAGCTGTCGTTGTTACTACAAATTCTTCAGGATAATCCTTGATAATCCATGTCTGCAAAATTAAAgccaaataaaataatacttattCTAAAGTACTGCAAACACAGCCATTCACAAGGGCAGTTTTCTATTTATCCTATAATATAATGCGAACTTTAttgttctttagttttcaaatattCAAAGCGTGGTTTAGTAAGATTctcgaattttaattttttatatatagtttTTAACTTTTCGTTTAAATTTCTGTCATATATTCTTAATTAGTCCAGCCAATTAGCTAGCTATCTTTGTATACTTTAAGAAAAAGGGAGAAATCTCCCGACACATAATACAGAATCTAGTGCATGTGCATTGGTTCATCCTAAAACTTATAAAACGCCTAAATAATTATCTAATGGTTGGATTGGCATAAAGTTTGATAAAGTGACTAAAATTCACAGATTGCAAAATTTAGACACTGCATATGTACATTCTTGAAGATTGAGCATCCATGTAACTTTGGTTTATcttattaatttgtttttatctaTCTGCCATCCTAAAAAATTGAATGCATTCTTAATTAGATCAATAAATCTAAACACAAGTACATAATATATCATTTGTACTTAGATACATTGATCTAGTGATGATGTACTAGTTCAACATTTAGAAAAAACAAATTTACATGTTGTGAATAAATCACAATTAAACCCGTATAATTTAGATTTAACTAAAGAATTTAGCTAATATGTGTCATAAAGGCAaagattattattagtaaaagTTTCTAAATATTTTACTCTAATAGatgtataataaatatatttaaaacataaattttgtatattttctaTACAGTAATGCCTATATAGCCAATAAATATTATTGTTTAGAATCAGCACCTGActatcaataatttatatttatatttacaaaaatttgCACACAAGAAATATATAGTTTGTAGGGATTGCAATATAATAATGTTGCATTTTTTTGGTAACCTGAGGATTAAAAACGGGTACGGTTAGAGTGGAGATATTCTCAACCTGCGGGTAGAGTTATTGTTGGATCCAAACCCTATCTTACTCTATCCATTGTCACTCCTAATAGTTTGTACCTATATTTATCTGAGTTTGTACACGTAAGTTAATATAATTTGTTGCTACATAGTTTGCACACATGAAGTAGTAAAATTATTTGTtgaaaataatttagtttttatacTAGCTAAATGCTGGTCAAAATTGCTAAAAACTACTGACTTTAAGAATTTCTGTTTTCCACGAAAACTTCTTCAATTAGTAATAGTAACATGAGCTAGTGTTATATAATTGCAAATTGCACCAGACGAGTCATCATCATTGACTTTCACGTCCACCATTTAAATAGGATAATATAATTAGATGATAGCAACTTGCTTAGTTACCTGAACAACAAACAAGATTGAAAGGCAAAAGCTAGCAGTTGCAAGAAGAAAACCACCAAGAATCCAGTTTGAGTTTGCTTCTGCTGAGAGATAATTAGTTCCAATTTTATTTGGCAAGGAACCACTAGTACCACTTAATGTTATTGGCATCCCTTTATATAAGGTAACGATTAATGCCCCTGCAATGGAAACCACTGTCCCAATAATTTTTGCATAGCTGCTATGTCGTTTCATATTCAGATTTTCCATCCTGCTTGCAAGCCCACATCGTTATGTTAATTATTAAGTCCaaatttcttttctttaatttcttctcatgtaatgattaaattaaatatgtatatattaaggaAAAAATAAACAGGGAATTCAATCATAAAATAATGAAATTAGTTGACCAAGAGAGTCATCTACAATCTCAAATCAATTTTACAAGTTATCGATCGATGGTGGTTGTAGTTGCTTAGAAGTAAAGGCATGAGTGTGTTTAGAGGTCTCATCACTCATCAAGTACTtaaaaaaatatgacatgatgatcGAGTGCAGTCTACAATAATCTAAAATTAAGTAAATCTTTAAGTTTTTACAATTATAATAAGAATTGGGAGAAGTTTAatgcatagttttttttttaatatccaTAAAATGGATTTTGTTCTTTATAATATTTGAATACTATTTTAACTAATTTcacattttattattcttatatacatttaataaataaaagagtaggTTAATAAGCCCGTTACACTAATAATTATTAAGCATTATTTGTGTGCTCAATACATAAATTAAACCGTCTAGTTCAAACGAGTTTTTTTCTCTGCCACCGAACTGAACTGAACTAAGCTATGCAAATAAAACTACTTCAATTGTTTCAATACTATATTTTCGTTTAACTCAagcaattagcaaagataagttACAAGATTTAAATgacagcaacaaaaaaaaaaaacacaaaaattgtgaTTAGTGGCGAGAATTGAAACCTGGAGAAAATGGCAATAATGAAAGTGAAAGCAGGGATAAGATCCACCATGGCAGAGGCCAGAGTAGGAGAACTGTATCCAATACCGGTGTACATCAGGGTCTGCACTGTAGTACTGCATCGAAAACGTTAAAGACGAAATTAGTACTTAGTCGAAACACGAAAGAGCAATTTAATATACTCCGTAAGTCCAAATATATACCTGAGACAACTAAGGAGTAAAATTCTAGAGAGGACAGAGGTGGGgataggaggaggaggaggggcaTTTCTGTAAAAGAAGAAAGTGGACGGGAGAAGGAAGAAGAGTGCGAGAAGGTTGGAGTAAAGAATGAAGACATAGTTGCTCATTCCATTGGTATTGGC
Coding sequences within it:
- the LOC112801096 gene encoding WAT1-related protein At3g28050, with amino-acid sequence MNVLDVHYHSSQFITFSNELMATRVGVSITAAMISVQFLEVGLNTLVKSANTNGMSNYVFILYSNLLALFFLLPSTFFFYRNAPPPPPIPTSVLSRILLLSCLSTTVQTLMYTGIGYSSPTLASAMVDLIPAFTFIIAIFSRMENLNMKRHSSYAKIIGTVVSIAGALIVTLYKGMPITLSGTSGSLPNKIGTNYLSAEANSNWILGGFLLATASFCLSILFVVQTWIIKDYPEEFVVTTTACGFVVVLSAIVALFAEHNKKAWILKPDMELVSIFYSAIFVVSIRSVVTTWACRKKGPVYVAMFNPLAMVVAIAMGITFLGDTLYLGSVIGAVAIAIGFYSVMWAMAQEENMVVKNNEFVPSSTAPLLPKKNTDCT